GGAACTGGGAGGAGCTAAAACACACACCGCCGTGTCAGGCGTCGCTCACCGTGCGTTTGAGAACGACATCGATGCTCTGCTCAACCTCCGAAACTTCTTCAACTTCCTTCCTCTTAGCAACCAGGACCCCGCCCCTGTTACCGAGTGCCACGACCCCAGGTACCCAACCACAGAACTCGTCTGACAGACTAGCCAATCACAGAACTGAACATGTAATTCATGGGAAGGGCCTTTgatctcatccctctcctctccagtgatAGACTGGTTCCTGGTCTGGACACCATTGTTCCCTTTGAGACCACTAAAGCCTACGACATGCTGGACATCATCCAGGGGGtaggacacacggacacacacacacacacacagagcctgtTGTCTATTGATCTGTGGTTTTAACTTTAGATTGTGGACGAGAGGGAGTTCTTTGAGATCATGCCTAACTACGCTAAAAACATCGTAGTGGGATTCGCTCGCATGAACGGACGAACTGTTGGAATTGTAGGGAATCAACCTAAAGTAGCGTCTGGTGAGTAGAAGAGTCGGATGGATGgattagtgatgatgatgatgatggtgatgatgcttctcctgtgtgtgtgcaggttgcTTGGACATTAACTCATCAGTGAAGGGAGCTCGCTTTGTTCGTTTCTGTGACGCTTTCAACATCCCCATCCTCACCTTCGTGGATGTGCCCGGCTTCCTGCCAGGTAGTGCACAAGTCTGACTTTCCTCATGAACAAGTAAATGTCTCACTTGACAGCTTTCGCATAAATTGTGAAACCGTCGTACTGCGATcaactgtcatgttgttttgatTCAAAACAAGTTTAAGATTTTTTCAAACCAGAGGATTCCACCTTCCTCGCCGTTTCTCTCAGGTACGTCTCAGGAGTACGGCGGTATCATCCGACACGGGGCCAAGCTACTGTTTGCCTTTGCTGAGGCCACCGTCCCCAAGATCACCATCATCACTAGGAAGGCCTACGGAGGAGCGTATGACGTCATGAGTTCCAAGCACCTGAGAGGAGATGTGAACTACGCCTGGCCGTCTGCAGAGGTGGCCGTGATGGGAGCCaaggtaacacaacacacaccttctacacaacacacaccttctacacAAGACCaaggtaacacaacacacacacaagtaacacaacacacatgtaacacaacacacacaagaccaaggtaacacaacacacacacacacaagaccaaggtaacacaacacacacaagaccaaggtaacacaacacacacaagaccaaggtaacacaacacacacaagaccaaggtaacacaacacacacaagaccaaggtaacacaacacacacaagaccaaggtaacacaacacacacaagaccaaggtaacacaacacacacaagaccaaggtaacacaacacacacaagaccaaggtaacacaacacacaccttctacacAAGACCGAGGTAACGCACGCATACTTCTAGCCATGGCAACATTCACAATgtcaaaatgaaacaaaaagaaAGTCAGTGCTCACTTGAAAACATTCCCAACATGTCTGCCTCTCTAACCTGTTCCCAGGGTGCTGTACAGATCATCTTCAGAGGGAAATCCAACCAGGCAGAGCAGGAGGCTGAATACGTAGAGAAGTTCGCCAACCCTTTCCCTGCCGCTGTCAgaggtactacacacacacacacaccatccattcCAACAAACCTTACACCCACTCCCCTGTCGTAACCGTGTGTGTTTTAGGGTTCGTGGATGACATCATCGTGCCGTCGACCACCCGGAAGAGGATCTGTAGGGATCTGGAGGTTCTGGCCTCCAAGAAACAGACCAACCCCTGGAAAAAACACGCCAACATCCCACTCTAACAGACACCTTCAACCACCCGACCTGTCTGTCTCCAAGCCCATCACCTGTCTCTCACTTCACCTATAGCTTAGATCAGGGCTCTTCAGCCCTGCTCCTGGATAgctaggttaactccaaccctgccctgtaggttttcgctcaaACCCCAATCTAGCCACCTGATTCTagtaat
The Oncorhynchus clarkii lewisi isolate Uvic-CL-2024 unplaced genomic scaffold, UVic_Ocla_1.0 unplaced_contig_1721_pilon_pilon, whole genome shotgun sequence DNA segment above includes these coding regions:
- the LOC139402468 gene encoding propionyl-CoA carboxylase beta chain, mitochondrial-like, with amino-acid sequence MAAFAVARRGCGLLSGLKASFKTFGQVKHGVASAAVAQSELQQQSRRWYSVSHLSVQERIDRKRNAALIGGGQKRIDAQHKRGKLTARERVELLLDKDSFVECDMFVEHRCSDFGMEEDHNKFAGDSVVTGQGRINGRLVYVFSQDFTVFGGSLSGAHAQKICKIMDQAMMVGAPVIGLNDSGGARIQEGVESLAGYADIFLRNVMASGVVPQISLIMGPCAGGAVYSPALTDFTFMVKDTSYLFITGPDVVKSVTNEDVTQEELGGAKTHTAVSGVAHRAFENDIDALLNLRNFFNFLPLSNQDPAPVTECHDPSDRLVPGLDTIVPFETTKAYDMLDIIQGIVDEREFFEIMPNYAKNIVVGFARMNGRTVGIVGNQPKVASGCLDINSSVKGARFVRFCDAFNIPILTFVDVPGFLPGTSQEYGGIIRHGAKLLFAFAEATVPKITIITRKAYGGAYDVMSSKHLRGDVNYAWPSAEVAVMGAKGAVQIIFRGKSNQAEQEAEYVEKFANPFPAAVRGFVDDIIVPSTTRKRICRDLEVLASKKQTNPWKKHANIPL